Proteins from one Triticum aestivum cultivar Chinese Spring chromosome 7A, IWGSC CS RefSeq v2.1, whole genome shotgun sequence genomic window:
- the LOC123152413 gene encoding uncharacterized protein: MYARFCKELLEMEYGLRELREQNERDDIKRQREVDATIRLSRRGQQEEEDEEEAEEEEEEEEDEDLTESAEEMAMEMEAEEKLFALERKGWESAWGDENDFEDATVLSPMHFTYCTPGLIPYAARTASTLQIYSVKIIGAGRKLEWPLNVYGVVAARDAVDYNHNILFSRWGDDCQKLTPEDPFLCLTGPSRAIVAMECADLEVQLKVKGETRSSDRALITRRSTYSGGYHQGLETMLFSNCFCTVELSLERLTETVQATILSVRVDEEGPWPFEHGGRIMCSSPPHEVKDPLSKQVVLVDSHSCEGGEMPMGTASYIDLSRRVVSVKLEDSLQFAIQAYSQSGAIARQSSVTFRTKYCNVSRGICKIGDSVVEITIAWSHIVRRKRGIHLAGHV, translated from the exons ATGTATGCCCGGTTCTGCAAGGAGCTGCTAGAGATGGAGTACGGCCTTCGAGAGCTCCGGGAGCAGAATGAGAGGGACGACATTAAAAGGCAGCGCGAAGTGGACGCCACCATCCGCTTGTCGCGTCGGGGCCAACAGGAagaggaggatgaagaggaagctgaggaggaggaggaagaggaagaggatgaagaccTCACGGAATCAGCCGaggagatggccatggagatggagGCGGAGGAGAAGTTGTTTGCTTTGGAACGTAAAGGCTGGGAGTCTGCATGGGGAGACGAAAACGACTTCGAAGACGCGA CCGTGCTGAGTCCTATGCACTTTACATACTGCACGCCAGGATTGATCCCATATGCTGCTAGGACCGCGAGCACCCTGCAGATCTACTCCGTCAAGATTATCGGAGCAGGTAGGAAGTTGGAGTGGCCACTCAATGTGTATGGGGTCGTCGCTGCCCGAGACGCCGTGGACTACAACCACAACATCCTCTTCTCTCGGTGGGGGGACGACTGCCAAAAACTCACTCCAGAG GATCCATTTTTGTGCTTGACTGGTCCGTCCCGTGCGATTGTGGCCATGGAATGTGCCGATTTGGAAGTCCAGCTGAAAGTAAAGGGTGAAACAAGGTCTAGTGATAGAGCATTGATCACCCGTCGGTCCACTTACTCCGGTGGTTACCATCAAGGTTTAGAGACCATGCTCTTCAGCAACTGCTTTTGCACGGTAGAGTTAAGCTTAGAGCGGCTTACGGAAACTGTCCAGGCTACTATCTTGAGTGTCCGTGTTGACGAAGAGGGGCCATGGCCTTTTGAACATGGCGGACGGATTATGTGCTCCTCACCACCACACGAAGTTAAGGACCCCCTATCCAAGCAAGTTGTTCTGGTTGATTCTCATAGTTGTGAAGGTGGAGAAATGCCAATGGGCACAGCCAGTTACATTGATCTGTCAAGGCGTGTTGTTTCTGTAAAATTGGAAGACAGCCTGCAATTTGCCATACAAGCCTACTCGCAGTCTGGCGCTATTGCTAGACAAAGTAGTGTCACGTTCAGGACCAAATATTGCAACGTTAGCCGAGGTATATGCAAGATTGGTGACTCGGTGGTGGAGATTACTATTGCTTGGTCCCATATTGTTAGGCGCAAGAGAGGAATCCACTTAGCAGGTCATGTTTGA